One Candidatus Aegiribacteria sp. genomic region harbors:
- a CDS encoding aldehyde ferredoxin oxidoreductase C-terminal domain-containing protein → ETLGGSSNMGIFDPYFVAEYNFYCDTYGLDTISFSTGTSFVMECYEAGVLDKEKTGGLEIPFGAKKAVLELLHQIGRGEGFGLIAGKGIRYMKKYFVDNFGADPGFVFDIGMEAKGMEYSEYVTKESLAQQGGYGIALKGAQHDEAWLIFMDMVNKQIPTFEDKAEALHYFPMWRTWFGLCGLCKLPWNDVEPSDNAETDEPAKVPAHVQGYCEFFEGVTGKPQTMDSLIRMSEKVYNFQRVFNLKMGFGRREHDVIPYRSAGPVTVEEYESRQERYDTQLREDAGIDPTGMSSEEKVAHTRKYREAQYEHLLDAVYRRRGWTNNGVPTVAKLMELGVDFPDVIELVRKHGG, encoded by the coding sequence GAAACACTTGGCGGTTCATCCAATATGGGAATCTTCGATCCTTATTTCGTTGCCGAGTACAACTTCTACTGCGATACGTACGGACTTGATACGATCTCCTTCTCAACAGGAACATCCTTTGTCATGGAATGTTACGAAGCAGGTGTTCTTGATAAGGAGAAAACCGGAGGGCTTGAAATCCCCTTCGGAGCCAAAAAAGCAGTTCTTGAGCTTCTTCACCAGATAGGTCGAGGCGAAGGCTTCGGTCTTATTGCCGGTAAGGGCATCCGCTACATGAAGAAGTACTTCGTAGATAATTTCGGTGCTGATCCGGGTTTTGTGTTTGACATCGGCATGGAAGCCAAGGGTATGGAATATTCGGAATATGTGACCAAGGAATCCCTTGCCCAGCAGGGCGGCTACGGCATAGCCCTTAAAGGCGCCCAGCATGATGAAGCATGGCTCATCTTCATGGACATGGTTAACAAACAGATACCAACCTTTGAGGATAAGGCGGAAGCCCTTCATTACTTCCCCATGTGGAGAACCTGGTTCGGCCTTTGCGGTTTATGCAAACTTCCGTGGAACGATGTTGAACCTTCGGATAACGCTGAAACAGATGAACCGGCGAAAGTCCCGGCACACGTCCAGGGGTATTGCGAGTTCTTTGAAGGTGTAACAGGGAAACCTCAGACCATGGACAGCCTGATAAGGATGTCCGAGAAAGTTTACAACTTCCAGCGAGTGTTCAACCTGAAAATGGGCTTCGGCAGACGCGAACATGATGTAATACCTTACAGATCCGCAGGCCCTGTCACAGTCGAGGAATATGAATCACGTCAGGAAAGGTACGACACTCAGCTTCGCGAAGACGCGGGCATCGATCCCACGGGAATGTCCTCTGAAGAGAAGGTTGCCCATACGCGCAAATACAGGGAAGCACAGTACGAACATCTGCTGGATGCAGTATACAGGCGCAGGGGTTGGACAAATAATGGTGTTCCGACTGTCGCCAAGCTCATGGAACTCGGAGTGGATTTCCCCGATGTAATCGAGCTTGTCAGGAAGCACGGAGGCTAA